In one Drosophila pseudoobscura strain MV-25-SWS-2005 chromosome X, UCI_Dpse_MV25, whole genome shotgun sequence genomic region, the following are encoded:
- the LOC117184672 gene encoding uncharacterized protein → MAPRIRASRTTESRRDRGINSYRCRVCRGIHPLRTCHHFLRLSPEKRLRAVLINKYCGNCLAHQHSGQDCRSGGLCRVCGKNHHTLLHIPSSRRPVRSASGASSPSTAPHVKRRPRRPARSASAASSPSTSAHADRRPRLPVSRPVAGPPAPSVDSLLQHRSLIILPTALVVLDTGSKNFETAALIYPCTPVSCIDDSLASAFKLPTTCVGTRKCVRR, encoded by the coding sequence ATGGCCCCACGGATCCGCGCCAGCCGCACCACGGAGAGCCGGCGTGATCGAGGGATCAACTCGTACCGTTGCCGGGTCTGCCGAGGAATTCATCCGCTACGGACCTGTCACCATTTCCTTCGCCTGAGCCCTGAGAAGAGACTCCGAGCTGTCCTCATTAACAAATATTGCGGGAACTGCCTGGCCCACCAACACTCCGGCCAGGATTGTCGCAGTGGCGGGCTGTGCCGGGTGTGTGGCAAAAACCACCACACTCTACTCCACATACCCTCGTCTCGTCGTCCAGTCCGCTCGGCCTCAGGAGCATCGTCGCCATCTACAGCGCCCCACGTCAAACGCCGACCTCGGCGTCCAGCCCGCTCAGCCTCGGCTGCATCGTCGCCATCCACGTCGGCCCACGCCGACCGCCGCCCGCGTCTCCCCGTGAGCCGCCCCGTGGCAGGGCCCCCGGCACCATCCGTCGACTCACTTCTACAACATCGAAGCCTCATCATACTCCCGACGGCGCTGGTGGTCTTGGATACgggttccaaaaacttcgagaCGGCGGCGCTCATCTACCCATGCACGCCGGTGAGCTGTATTGACGACTCCTTGGCCAGCGCCTTCAAGTTGCCCACCACTTGTGTGGGGACGAGAAAGTGTGTACGGCGGTGA
- the LOC117184889 gene encoding uncharacterized protein — translation MPLTLAPYFGGLWEAAVKSAKGLLNRTLANTRFTFEELSTVVVEIESILNSRPLSPLSSDPNDYSTLTAGHLLVGESLRSLPERSLENIKLSSSTNCDRARSGQHPQRTSPRARWSSSMRTTCHRYAGN, via the exons ATGCCACTAACTTT GGCACCTTATTTCGGAGGCCTTTGGGAAGCGGCAGTCAAGAGTGCAAAGGGGCTGTTAAATCGTACGCTGGCCAACACCAGGTTCACCTTTGAAGAGTTGAGCACTGTCGTCGTCGAGATAGAATCGATCCTCAACTCGCGCCCGCTATCGCCGCTTTCGTCAGACCCAAATGACTATAGCACTCTCACGGCTGGTCATCTCTTGGTTGGCGAATCATTGCGATCACTACCTGAAAGGTCCCTCGAGAATATCAAGCTGTCAAGTTCAACGAATTGCGATCGCGCACGAAGTGGACAGCACCCTCAACGAACCTCACCGAGGGCACGTTGGTCATCATCCATGAGGACAACCTGCCACCGCTACGCTGGAAACTAG